One window of Halorussus sp. MSC15.2 genomic DNA carries:
- a CDS encoding DUF58 domain-containing protein: MITAEFLDELDRFDAANDRNARSQQQGERTTEAVGEGLTFADYRRYAPGDEPRFIDWNLYARTDELYVKQFEAERNFTVHVLVDASASMDFGEGDAHKFEYAAKLGLGFAYLTARDHNEFRFATFGDAAERLDRGRSNRGEVLGLVEQCNAVEPDGEAAFEDALADYAATIDSKALVVVCSDFLGDVEAIDAGLEALASNQVVLAHVVAPEERNLPTGRDAVFEALESDESLRAYVSNRLERSYREEFDAHADSVEGVARDLRARYERIDTGRSFFESFGELWFE; the protein is encoded by the coding sequence GGTTCGACGCCGCCAACGACCGGAACGCTCGGTCCCAACAGCAGGGCGAGCGCACCACCGAGGCGGTGGGCGAGGGCCTCACGTTCGCCGACTACCGGCGGTACGCGCCGGGTGACGAACCCCGATTCATCGACTGGAACCTCTACGCCCGGACCGACGAACTCTACGTCAAGCAGTTCGAGGCCGAGCGCAACTTCACGGTCCACGTCCTCGTGGACGCCAGCGCGTCGATGGACTTCGGCGAGGGCGACGCCCACAAATTCGAGTACGCCGCCAAACTCGGTCTGGGGTTCGCCTACCTGACCGCCCGGGACCACAACGAGTTCCGGTTCGCGACGTTCGGCGACGCCGCGGAGCGACTCGACCGCGGCCGGTCGAACCGCGGCGAGGTCCTCGGACTGGTCGAGCAGTGCAACGCGGTCGAACCCGACGGCGAGGCCGCCTTCGAGGACGCGCTGGCCGACTACGCCGCCACCATCGACTCGAAGGCACTGGTCGTGGTCTGCAGCGACTTCCTCGGCGACGTCGAGGCAATCGACGCCGGACTGGAGGCGCTGGCTTCGAATCAGGTCGTCCTCGCCCACGTCGTCGCGCCCGAGGAACGTAACCTGCCGACCGGCCGCGACGCCGTCTTCGAGGCGCTCGAAAGCGACGAGTCGCTCCGGGCCTACGTCAGCAATCGGTTAGAACGGTCCTACCGCGAGGAGTTCGACGCCCACGCCGACAGCGTGGAAGGCGTCGCCCGCGACCTGCGGGCGCGCTACGAGCGTATCGACACCGGGCGGTCGTTCTTCGAGTCGTTCGGCGAGTTGTGGTTCGAGTGA